In Ipomoea triloba cultivar NCNSP0323 chromosome 7, ASM357664v1, a single genomic region encodes these proteins:
- the LOC116025726 gene encoding leucine-rich repeat extensin-like protein 3, with translation MPLFLLTPHPMASKLFQAILLLAAALTFPATTTTAQECPYPCYPPPTGPGNNNPPATTTPPSQPGSNYPPPLPTFTPPGGGGGVYFYNPPPDFTNGGGLTPPPPEPILPWYPYYFRKPPHGDQSSSSSRTLRAPTAVTAVATAAALFFIVFTVPFYY, from the coding sequence ATGCCACTATTCCTCCTCACTCCTCATCCCATGGCCTCCAAGCTCTTCCAAGCCATCCTCCTCCTCGCCGCCGCCCTCACTTTTCCGGCGACCACCACCACCGCCCAAGAGTGCCCCTATCCGTGCTACCCACCGCCAACCGGCCCCGGAAACAACAACCCTCCGGCGACTACAACTCCACCCTCCCAACCAGGCTCTAACTATCCTCCCCCACTCCCTACTTTCACTCCccccggcggcggcggcggcgtctACTTCTACAACCCACCGCCGGATTTCACCAACGGCGGCGGCCTCACGCCGCCGCCTCCGGAACCCATCCTCCCGTGGTACCCGTACTACTTCCGAAAGCCTCCCCACGGAGATCAATCGTCGTCTTCGTCAAGAACTCTCCGAGCACCCACGGCCGTGACGGCGGTCGCCACCGCCGCCGCTCTGTTCTTCATTGTTTTTACTGTGCCTTTTTATTATTAG